From the Pedobacter cryoconitis genome, one window contains:
- a CDS encoding outer membrane beta-barrel family protein, which produces MNISAKMRRQGALYAIITDSKILKRQFIYQLMRISILSTLLLFTTLQLLFATSLNGQNIKTDRVTIGLKHDNLATALKKIEEQSSFRFYYRKADIKDISALNIPVITRTVEETLNELLSNTFFTFRQIEHNILLEKNSLQENYTIKGNVTSLNHLPVEFATISIKAINKDQILQKKLTDLEGNFQLTVKDKGDYLIEITAVGMDNMSIAVTLADIKTIQLPFILLSANSRNLNEVTITGKKAYIEQKLDRTVINVGSLISNDGANALEVLEKSPGVLVDGNGTVSFKGKSGVTIFIDGKPTYLSGNNLAGYLKSLPASLLDQIELMDNPPAKYDAAGSAGVINIKTKKSKANGFNGSLSANYSRAHKGQTNESLNLNYRVNKINLFSSASYTLAHSYREFEEDRDYFGPNGIFNSAFRLKSTLRDKSNSSNIKMGMDYYQSAKTTWGIVLTGSVTPKSGKTNSTNELLNKNHLLDSVIFADNRSKGHFNNAGVNLNYSHQFDSLGKVITFDLDGLIYNSINNQQFSNQTYDQDGKLTSTQVITDHLPTKINIYSVKTDYTLPLGGKAKFEAGLKSSYIQTDNEANYFDVIDEVSISNPDFTNHFLYKENINAAYLNYSKVYQRFSFQAGLRAENTNTRGHQLGGVGRPDSSFTKSYTNLFPTTYLSYKLDSPGHHLLIASYGRRIRRPYYQDLNPFVTIVDKYSYFSGNPYLRPQYSDIIKLSYSYKSIITAALYYTHVADLQYEVVKQQGDIFIDGIGNIGTAKYLGASVTLAFNPFKWWLNNTYIQVFNNVFKGQLFSTVLDESRTMGEINISNIFTLSPKWSAELSGFYVSKRANSQFINNGTGQLNAGVQKKVLNNKGSVKLSVRDLLKTYKNNGLTNNIPNATEAFRNQFNSRVFTVGFNYNFGSSLGKKNKRDTGSAELEKGRVKN; this is translated from the coding sequence ATGAATATTTCTGCGAAAATGCGGAGACAGGGGGCATTATATGCCATTATTACTGACAGCAAGATATTAAAAAGACAATTTATCTATCAATTAATGCGTATAAGCATCCTATCAACTCTTCTATTATTTACCACATTACAGTTGCTGTTTGCTACTTCGCTAAACGGGCAGAATATCAAAACTGACCGGGTTACTATTGGCCTGAAACATGATAACCTGGCCACTGCTTTGAAAAAAATAGAGGAACAAAGCTCCTTTAGATTTTATTACCGTAAAGCTGATATTAAAGATATTTCAGCGCTGAATATTCCAGTAATTACAAGAACTGTAGAAGAAACTTTAAACGAACTGCTGTCGAATACATTCTTTACATTCAGACAAATTGAGCATAACATTTTACTGGAGAAGAATAGCTTACAGGAAAATTATACAATTAAGGGCAATGTAACCAGCTTAAATCATTTGCCAGTAGAGTTTGCTACCATAAGTATCAAAGCAATCAATAAGGATCAGATCCTGCAAAAAAAACTGACTGATCTGGAAGGTAATTTTCAGTTAACTGTCAAAGATAAAGGCGACTATCTGATTGAAATAACGGCAGTTGGAATGGATAATATGAGTATTGCAGTCACTCTTGCTGATATTAAGACTATACAATTGCCATTTATCCTGCTCAGTGCAAACAGCAGGAACCTGAACGAAGTCACCATCACAGGAAAGAAAGCATATATTGAACAAAAGCTGGATCGTACGGTCATTAATGTAGGCTCGTTGATTTCAAATGACGGCGCAAATGCATTGGAGGTACTTGAAAAGTCACCCGGAGTATTGGTTGATGGAAATGGAACTGTCAGCTTTAAAGGTAAGTCCGGGGTCACCATTTTTATTGACGGAAAACCTACCTATCTTTCAGGGAATAACCTGGCAGGTTATCTGAAGTCTTTACCAGCATCACTTTTAGATCAGATAGAACTCATGGATAATCCTCCGGCTAAATATGATGCTGCCGGTAGTGCGGGAGTCATCAATATCAAGACGAAAAAATCTAAAGCGAATGGGTTTAACGGCTCTTTATCGGCTAATTATAGTCGTGCACATAAAGGACAAACTAATGAAAGTCTGAACCTGAATTACAGAGTAAATAAAATCAATCTTTTTTCAAGTGCCTCTTATACGCTTGCTCATAGTTATCGGGAATTTGAAGAGGATCGTGATTATTTTGGTCCTAACGGCATTTTTAACAGCGCATTCAGGCTCAAATCTACCCTAAGGGATAAAAGCAATTCCAGCAATATCAAAATGGGTATGGATTATTATCAATCTGCTAAAACTACCTGGGGTATAGTTTTGACAGGTTCAGTTACACCAAAGTCGGGCAAAACGAATTCAACTAATGAGCTGCTGAATAAAAATCACCTGCTGGACTCGGTAATTTTCGCTGATAACAGGAGTAAGGGACATTTTAATAATGCAGGAGTTAATTTGAACTATAGTCATCAGTTTGATAGTTTAGGTAAAGTAATCACCTTTGATCTGGACGGATTGATTTATAATTCTATCAATAATCAGCAGTTTTCTAACCAGACTTATGATCAGGATGGCAAACTTACCAGTACGCAGGTTATTACTGATCATTTACCTACTAAAATCAATATTTATTCTGTTAAAACAGATTATACACTTCCTTTGGGCGGTAAAGCCAAATTTGAAGCGGGCCTGAAAAGCAGTTATATCCAAACTGATAATGAAGCCAATTATTTTGATGTAATTGACGAAGTAAGTATATCAAATCCTGATTTTACCAACCACTTTTTATACAAAGAGAATATCAATGCAGCTTATTTGAATTATAGTAAGGTTTATCAGCGGTTTTCATTCCAGGCGGGATTACGTGCAGAAAATACAAATACACGTGGACATCAGCTTGGAGGGGTTGGAAGACCTGATTCCTCCTTCACGAAAAGTTATACCAACTTATTTCCAACAACTTATCTGTCTTATAAATTAGATAGCCCGGGGCATCATTTGTTGATTGCTTCTTATGGCAGGAGAATTCGCAGGCCATACTACCAGGATTTAAACCCTTTTGTTACCATAGTAGATAAATACAGTTATTTCTCAGGAAACCCTTATTTACGTCCACAATATTCTGATATTATCAAACTATCCTATAGTTATAAAAGTATAATTACAGCCGCGCTATATTACACTCATGTTGCTGATTTACAGTATGAAGTTGTGAAGCAGCAAGGTGATATTTTTATTGACGGTATAGGTAATATTGGTACGGCCAAATATCTTGGAGCCTCAGTTACACTTGCTTTCAACCCTTTTAAATGGTGGCTTAATAATACCTATATCCAGGTGTTTAATAATGTCTTTAAAGGGCAGTTATTCTCAACTGTTCTGGATGAATCAAGGACTATGGGCGAAATTAATATATCAAATATATTTACCTTATCTCCCAAATGGAGTGCCGAATTAAGCGGATTCTACGTTTCTAAACGAGCTAATAGTCAGTTTATTAATAATGGAACCGGGCAGTTAAATGCAGGTGTCCAAAAGAAGGTGTTAAACAATAAAGGGTCGGTTAAATTAAGTGTGAGGGACCTTTTAAAGACTTATAAAAATAATGGTCTGACCAATAATATTCCAAACGCTACAGAAGCTTTCAGGAACCAATTTAATTCCCGGGTATTTACTGTCGGATTCAATTATAATTTTGGAAGCTCGCTGGGTAAAAAAAATAAGCGGGATACAGGAAGTGCTGAACTTGAAAAAGGAAGAGTGAAGAATTAA
- a CDS encoding FecR family protein produces MDSYLKGETSKEEDLIIAQWLESDLKNESDEWSGMDKAEKEQWLASVYHDIHQTIHSTQSIPVKVSLWRRWAAVAAIIVVAFSLYWLWPATHQQLESSAIKQLTVSSDQKKQIILPDGSQVWINSNSVLSYPQSFKDGVREVNLSGEAYFDIKHDSNKPFIVHTGKIVTTVLGTAFNIKENKSLQTIIVTVTRGKVKVANGTNQLAILKPNQQVIFNIPENKAVQEETDSQKAIAWQQNDLLFEDITFEQAALKLEQRFKVKISFENQKIKNCRFSGTALSYDKLDKILKVICAFNHAGYTTKKDGNIIISGQGCD; encoded by the coding sequence ATGGATAGTTATCTTAAGGGAGAGACATCGAAAGAAGAAGATTTAATTATAGCACAGTGGCTTGAATCTGATTTAAAAAATGAATCTGATGAGTGGTCAGGTATGGATAAGGCGGAGAAAGAGCAATGGCTTGCCAGTGTATATCATGATATTCATCAAACTATACATTCAACTCAATCTATTCCTGTAAAAGTATCTTTATGGCGGAGATGGGCAGCTGTTGCGGCAATTATAGTTGTTGCTTTTTCATTGTACTGGCTATGGCCGGCTACGCATCAGCAGCTTGAATCTTCAGCAATTAAACAATTGACAGTTTCTTCCGATCAAAAAAAACAAATTATTCTGCCAGACGGCAGCCAGGTTTGGATCAATTCAAATTCAGTGCTGAGTTACCCGCAATCTTTTAAGGATGGGGTAAGGGAGGTTAACTTATCAGGAGAGGCTTATTTTGATATTAAACATGATAGCAATAAACCATTTATCGTTCACACAGGAAAGATAGTTACCACTGTTTTAGGTACGGCATTCAATATTAAAGAAAACAAATCTTTACAAACGATCATTGTAACGGTAACCCGCGGAAAAGTTAAAGTCGCGAATGGCACTAATCAATTAGCCATTCTTAAACCCAACCAGCAGGTGATCTTTAATATTCCGGAGAATAAAGCAGTTCAGGAAGAAACTGATAGCCAGAAAGCTATAGCATGGCAGCAGAATGACCTTTTATTTGAGGATATTACTTTTGAGCAGGCGGCTTTGAAATTAGAACAGCGGTTTAAGGTGAAAATCAGTTTCGAAAATCAAAAGATCAAAAATTGCAGGTTTAGTGGAACTGCACTTTCTTATGATAAACTTGATAAAATATTAAAAGTGATTTGTGCTTTTAATCATGCTGGCTATACCACTAAAAAAGACGGTAACATAATAATTAGCGGGCAGGGATGTGATTGA